In Carassius auratus strain Wakin unplaced genomic scaffold, ASM336829v1 scaf_tig00214720, whole genome shotgun sequence, the genomic window AACTTCTGTATAAGGTTTCGCGGTTCACTTTTCAATATATGAACAATTTCTGCAATGTCTCCGGAATGTGTCGTACTGGTAAATGTGTAACTCCATGGCCTTGCAAATCTATGAATGTGGaacattaaaagtatatttataaagaatattaACAATTTTCATGTTAtgcaaaaaatttatttatattgccTTGTTTATTGATTTACTACAGACCTATTTTTTGTAGTTGGATGAATGATCATCCATTAAAATAAGTTGCTGCTGATAAGAGGAGGTTTCTGATGGGTGTAATTCCAACTATGGCCTGGCTCTGCCTGTGCATGTGCAAAAAGAAAAGCTTTGATTTGCAAATTAACTTATATATGTGTATTACTTATGACATTTCAGATTCATGTAAAACAGAGTTGCATGTGTTGAAAGTTGAGTCATGTGGTTCTGTCTCGAATTGTATGTCTGATTCTTCCTCTTCCAACTCCAGATGAGGTCTTTTGGGTGGTCTGAAACCAGGAGTCTTTATAGGTGTTGATGAGAACAGTAAATCACAGGAGGTTGATGTGGTTATTGTGACAATAGTCACAGTTAACTGTGAGCTAAAAAAAGGAAcatacaattctgacatttttgtaATACAAAAATGGGCTTTATAAAGTGctaattaaaccaaaaaataaCTGTGTGTGTTAGAAAGAATGCAAGATTGATTTGCTTGCAATGACATCACAGACCACCTCAGGTCCAAAATCTGTGGccatttattaaaattgaaagCTTTGTGCcattaaaataagattaactTGTATTGTTCTATTTTTACTTTAGACATCATGCTCCTGAAAGAGGAAAGTGAAGAACTAAATGAAGTGGAAGACAAAGATCAATATGAGAAACATGATTTTATTGGAGAAAGTTTTTATAGTTGCTCACAAACTAAACAAATTGTACAAAACAAAGCTCAAAAGACAGGAGgtttcacctgccaacagtgtggaaagagtttcactaaAAAAGCAAGCCTTAAagaccacatgagaattcacaccggagagaagccttacTCCTGCCagcagtgtggaaaaagtttcactAGAAGTGGAACCCTTCAAAGGCACAatagagttcacactggagagaaaccttacatcTGTCAATTATGTGGAATGAGTTTTACTGAAAGAGCAAACCATAAtgttcacatgagaattcacaccggagagaggCCTTATACCTGCAAACTGTGTGGAAATAAATTCAATCGAAAGGGAACCCTTAATTGACACATGAGAATTCATACTGGAGCGAAACCTTACACCTGCCagcagtgtggaaagagttttagacAAAACGGAAACCTCAAAGGCCACATGAATGTTCACATTGGAGAGAGCCTTTTCAACTGCCAGCAATGTGGTAAAAGTTTCACTATAAAGGGAAACCTTGAAGTCTACATGAGAATTCACAATGGAGAAAAGTgtggaaaaagtgtggaaggcGTTTCTCTCCAAAAGGAAACCTCAAAGACCACATGAGTGTTCACACTGGTGAGAAATGTGAAGaactaaatgaaatgaaagaCAAAGCTCAGTCTGAAAAACATTTTACTGGAGAAAGTTTTAGTTGCTCACAAACTAAACTGACAACACAAAAGACAGGAGATAGAAGTcatttcacctgccaacagtgtggaaaaagtttctttGAGAAAGGAACCCTTAACAGGCACattagaattcacactggagagaagccttactcctgcaaactgtgtggaaagagttttactgaTACTGGAAACTTTAATtctcacatgagaattcacactggagagaagccttactcctgcaaactgtgtggaaagagtttcattcATAAAGGAAACCTAGAGagccacatgagaattcacactggagagaaaccgtacacctgccaacagtgtggaaagagtttcattcAAAAAAGAAACCTAAAGGGACACACGACAATTAACAATACTGTAACTGAAATGTAAGACAAAGATCAGtctgaaaaacatgattttactagAGAAATTGCTTTTGAGCTCTCTTTTGTGAAGTCTGTTTAGTTTGTGAGAAACTTAACGAACTTAACAAAAGAGAGCTCAAAAGATGGTAGCTACAAGTaatttcacctgccaacagtgtggaaagagtttcactaaaaaaagaaacccttaaagtccacatgagaattcacaccggagagaagccttattcctgcaaactgtgtggaaagagtttttgtCAAAAAGTAACACTCAAAGTCTACATGAGTTTTCACACTGGAGAGAGCCTTTTCAACTGCtaacaatgtggaaagagtttcagatgCAAAATATACCTTAATAACCACACAAAAATTCACTTGAGAACAGTTTAAAATGTTCTCAGTGTGAAAGGTGTTTCACAGCCAGGAAACTGCAACAGTCATGTAacaagaacatttacatttaatcatttagcagatgcttttatccaaagcgacttacaaatgagaacaataaaagcagtcaggtcaacaagagaacaacaacagtatataaGCGCCATGACAAGtgtcagttagtctagtatagaacacatagccaggtttttattttaattttttaatgaaaagacaagaaaaggaaaagtgctagtattatttggttaagtgcaggcgaaaaagatgagtctttagatgtttcttgaaaatgagtaaagactcaggtatttgagtaaatgaaaacacaatacttAGATTTCAATGTGAATTCCCCCACAGAACTCTCTCATACTCCATGTTCTTTGAATATAAATTCCATTGTCGTCTGCTTGCAATTGATTATGTACGGAGCCCAGGgtgtcacctgtaggagaaataaatgcagtccattccctcggatttgtaaactgtactcTCGGATTTATGCAGCAAGCTCCTAGGGAGCCTGCGTGTTAacttacagttttattgaatattattatgtggaataggcctatagcaaagtgtcttaagtgattctctatcaattGTAGTAAGAGGTGTAATACAAAGATTTTATCAGAAATCAGAAAAATTTGCATCAAAATCGTGTTTAATTTGTGATAATCTTAGCACctgattattattgtataataaacccggcattgtgactgactggagtaatttgttcctcttttgtaagtcatTTCAGTTAGAAAGCAAAGGAATGACCAAATGGAATAACTGGCacattatttgttttgcttcTTTTGAAACtatcctctcttttttttttgaaaattcaggtaattttgtattattattttgagcgTTTATTTTAGGCTATAAAACACGGGCGGCGGGGTCTTGTCCTACtggtgattaatgtaaaataaacactaaatacagtgttgggaagtcgtggcctagtggttagagagtttgactcttaatcCTAaatgagtctcgggctggcaacaccatgactgaggtgcactCGGGGAcggattgttttttttctcctacagtaGACTTCTCTGGCTCTGTAATTATGGGATATGGTAGGGTTGGAAACGGAGGGTGCATTTGCTTTAGAATTACGACAGCCTTTTTTGTGCCGCAGTGACGCAATCGGGTGCATCCTGAATTGGAACAACTTATGTTGTGCCACAACTGTTTTTTAATTGTGCACACTTCACATTGGGATAGACTTCATCACGCTGCTGTATTCACACTTCAAATACGTACTTCCCTTTGGGACACAGCCTGCCTGTTGTGTAGCTATaaccatttttttcattttataatttttagcaATTTATTCCTTAAACATCAATTACAGCTTGACAATGACATCTCATGCTGATCACAAGTTCGACTTATTGTCTGCTGAGGCATGGCATTCTCATCTTCTTGAAGGGCTGCCCTGAGGTCATTGAGGTTCTGGGGTGTAGGATTACGACCCTCTACACGACGACTCAGCTGACGGTTTTCTATGGGATTCAAATCTGGAGAAAGTGCAAGCCATTCCATTTGAGGTACCCCAGCCTCCAGCAGCCATTCCTTGAAAGATGAAACCAGGCCTGTGTTGTTCATGCAGAGGCACGATGACTGGATTAATGTTATTCAGGTAGTATTGGCTTGTCATCGTAACATTCACAAGGTGGAGGGCAATTCTGTAGCGACAAGACACACCTA contains:
- the LOC113092859 gene encoding gastrula zinc finger protein XlCGF67.1-like, whose translation is MAFIKEESEDIKIEETFRVKHEDTEEQTDIMLLKEESEELNEVEDKDQYEKHDFIGESFYSCSQTKQIVQNKAQKTGGFTCQQCGKSFTKKASLKDHMRIHTGEKPYSCQQCGKSFTRSGTLQRHNRVHTGEKPYICQLCGMSFTERANHNVHMRIHTGERPYTCKLCGNKFNRKGTLN